From one Cyanobacterium stanieri PCC 7202 genomic stretch:
- a CDS encoding hypothetical protein (InterPro IPR018073~KEGG: cyh:Cyan8802_2956 hypothetical protein~SPTR: Putative uncharacterized protein), whose product MSRPVLYCAITNHGFGHCVRMASVAAAVQKMNPEILLVMVTTAPRWLLESYIDGDFIYRPRAFDIGVIQHDSIQMDLGATLAKMSDFRHRQEQIVAGEVEFINLNRVSLIFADIPAMVTEVAHRAGIPCWMMSNFGWDFIYRPWGDDFRSLVSWLESCYGKCDRLFRLPMHEEMNSFKNKKDVGLTGGNPRYQASELRNKFEIEKPKEKTILLTFGGLGLNSIPYHNLNLFPDHQFISFDHNAPELPNLLKITDTYFRPVDFMPLCGKIISKPGYSTFAEAMRLDVPLIVLDRQGFAETPLLMEGLKEYSYHKIINNKQFFESEWNFLKEELNSPCSSNKLDKNGTEIIAEQIINQLKK is encoded by the coding sequence ATGTCACGCCCTGTATTGTATTGTGCGATCACGAATCATGGTTTTGGTCACTGTGTGCGCATGGCTTCGGTTGCCGCTGCGGTACAAAAGATGAATCCCGAAATTTTGTTGGTAATGGTGACAACAGCACCCCGTTGGCTTTTGGAGTCATACATTGATGGGGATTTTATTTATCGTCCTCGGGCGTTTGATATTGGGGTAATTCAGCACGATAGTATTCAGATGGATTTAGGGGCAACCCTTGCCAAGATGAGTGATTTTCGCCATCGTCAGGAGCAAATTGTGGCAGGGGAGGTAGAATTTATTAATCTTAATCGGGTGTCTCTTATTTTTGCGGATATTCCTGCTATGGTGACAGAAGTTGCTCATCGGGCAGGGATTCCCTGTTGGATGATGAGTAATTTTGGTTGGGATTTTATTTATCGTCCTTGGGGTGATGATTTTAGATCTTTGGTATCATGGTTGGAATCTTGTTATGGTAAGTGCGATCGTCTCTTTCGCCTTCCCATGCACGAAGAAATGAATAGTTTTAAGAATAAAAAAGATGTAGGATTAACAGGGGGTAATCCTCGTTATCAAGCATCAGAATTAAGAAACAAATTTGAGATAGAGAAGCCAAAAGAAAAAACCATTTTACTAACCTTTGGAGGACTGGGGTTAAACTCTATTCCCTATCACAATTTAAATTTATTTCCTGATCATCAGTTTATTTCTTTTGATCACAATGCCCCTGAATTACCTAATTTATTAAAAATTACAGATACCTATTTTCGTCCAGTGGACTTTATGCCCCTATGTGGCAAAATCATCTCTAAACCGGGTTACAGTACCTTTGCAGAAGCAATGCGCTTGGATGTACCATTAATCGTTTTAGACCGTCAAGGATTCGCCGAGACACCTTTATTAATGGAAGGTTTAAAGGAATATAGTTATCATAAAATTATTAATAACAAACAGTTTTTTGAGTCTGAATGGAACTTTTTAAAAGAGGAACTTAATTCACCTTGTAGCTCCAATAAATTAGATAAAAATGGTACTGAAATTATAGCAGAACAAATTATTAATCAGTTAAAAAAATAA